A stretch of Gorilla gorilla gorilla isolate KB3781 chromosome 9, NHGRI_mGorGor1-v2.1_pri, whole genome shotgun sequence DNA encodes these proteins:
- the POU2AF3 gene encoding POU class 2 homeobox associating factor 3 isoform X2, with protein MSEKPKVYQGVRVKITVKELLQQRRAHQAASGGTSRGSSVHLSDPVAPSSAGLYFEPEPIPSTPNYFQRGEFSSCVSCEENSSCLDQIFDSYLQTEMHPEPLLNSTQSAPHHFPDSFQATPFCFNQSLIPGSPSNSSILSGSLDYSYSPVQLPSYAPENYNSPASLDTRTCGYPPEDHSYHHLSSHAQYSCFSSATTSICYCASCEAEDLDALQEAEYFYPSTDCVDFAPSAAATSDFYKRETNCDICYS; from the exons ATGTCGG AAAAACCGAAGGTGTATCAAGGTGTCCGAGTGAAGATCACAGTGAAGGAGCTGCTGCAGCAAAGACGGGCACACCAGGCGGCCTCCGGGGGAACC TCCAGAGGCAGCAGTGTCCACCTTTCAGACCCAGTTGCACCATCTTCTGCAG gACTATATTTTGAGCCTGAACCAATTCCTTCCACACCCAATTATTTTCAACGGGGAGAATTTTCCAGTTGTGTTTCATGTGAAGAAAACTCAAGCTGCCTCGACCAGATCTTTGATTCCTACCTTCAGACAGAGATGCACCCGGAGCCTTTGCTCAATTCCACACAAAGTGCTCCACACCATTTCCCAGACAGCTTCCAGGCCACCCCTTTCTGCTTTAACCAGAGCCTG ATCCCAGGATCACCTTCAAATTCCTCCATTCTCTCTGGCTCCTTAGACTACAGTTACTCACCAGTGCAGCTGCCTTCATATGCTCCAGAGAATTACAATTCCCCTGCTTCTCTGGACACCAGAACCTGTGGCTACCCCCCAGAAGACCATTCCTACCATCACTTGTCCTCACACGCCCAGTACAGCTGCTTCTCCTCGGCCACCACCTCCATCTGCTACTGCGCATCGTGTGAGGCAGAGGACTTGGATGCTCTCCAGGAGGCAGAGTACTTCTACCCGAGCACAGACTGTGTGGACTTTGCCCCCTCAGCAGCCGCCACCAGTGATTTCTATAAGAGGGAAACAAACTGTGACATCTGCTATAGTTAA
- the POU2AF3 gene encoding POU class 2 homeobox associating factor 3 isoform X1 encodes MSEKPKVYQGVRVKITVKELLQQRRAHQAASGGTQSRGSSVHLSDPVAPSSAGLYFEPEPIPSTPNYFQRGEFSSCVSCEENSSCLDQIFDSYLQTEMHPEPLLNSTQSAPHHFPDSFQATPFCFNQSLIPGSPSNSSILSGSLDYSYSPVQLPSYAPENYNSPASLDTRTCGYPPEDHSYHHLSSHAQYSCFSSATTSICYCASCEAEDLDALQEAEYFYPSTDCVDFAPSAAATSDFYKRETNCDICYS; translated from the exons ATGTCGG AAAAACCGAAGGTGTATCAAGGTGTCCGAGTGAAGATCACAGTGAAGGAGCTGCTGCAGCAAAGACGGGCACACCAGGCGGCCTCCGGGGGAACC CAGTCCAGAGGCAGCAGTGTCCACCTTTCAGACCCAGTTGCACCATCTTCTGCAG gACTATATTTTGAGCCTGAACCAATTCCTTCCACACCCAATTATTTTCAACGGGGAGAATTTTCCAGTTGTGTTTCATGTGAAGAAAACTCAAGCTGCCTCGACCAGATCTTTGATTCCTACCTTCAGACAGAGATGCACCCGGAGCCTTTGCTCAATTCCACACAAAGTGCTCCACACCATTTCCCAGACAGCTTCCAGGCCACCCCTTTCTGCTTTAACCAGAGCCTG ATCCCAGGATCACCTTCAAATTCCTCCATTCTCTCTGGCTCCTTAGACTACAGTTACTCACCAGTGCAGCTGCCTTCATATGCTCCAGAGAATTACAATTCCCCTGCTTCTCTGGACACCAGAACCTGTGGCTACCCCCCAGAAGACCATTCCTACCATCACTTGTCCTCACACGCCCAGTACAGCTGCTTCTCCTCGGCCACCACCTCCATCTGCTACTGCGCATCGTGTGAGGCAGAGGACTTGGATGCTCTCCAGGAGGCAGAGTACTTCTACCCGAGCACAGACTGTGTGGACTTTGCCCCCTCAGCAGCCGCCACCAGTGATTTCTATAAGAGGGAAACAAACTGTGACATCTGCTATAGTTAA
- the POU2AF3 gene encoding POU class 2 homeobox associating factor 3 isoform X3, producing MHPEPLLNSTQSAPHHFPDSFQATPFCFNQSLIPGSPSNSSILSGSLDYSYSPVQLPSYAPENYNSPASLDTRTCGYPPEDHSYHHLSSHAQYSCFSSATTSICYCASCEAEDLDALQEAEYFYPSTDCVDFAPSAAATSDFYKRETNCDICYS from the exons ATGCACCCGGAGCCTTTGCTCAATTCCACACAAAGTGCTCCACACCATTTCCCAGACAGCTTCCAGGCCACCCCTTTCTGCTTTAACCAGAGCCTG ATCCCAGGATCACCTTCAAATTCCTCCATTCTCTCTGGCTCCTTAGACTACAGTTACTCACCAGTGCAGCTGCCTTCATATGCTCCAGAGAATTACAATTCCCCTGCTTCTCTGGACACCAGAACCTGTGGCTACCCCCCAGAAGACCATTCCTACCATCACTTGTCCTCACACGCCCAGTACAGCTGCTTCTCCTCGGCCACCACCTCCATCTGCTACTGCGCATCGTGTGAGGCAGAGGACTTGGATGCTCTCCAGGAGGCAGAGTACTTCTACCCGAGCACAGACTGTGTGGACTTTGCCCCCTCAGCAGCCGCCACCAGTGATTTCTATAAGAGGGAAACAAACTGTGACATCTGCTATAGTTAA